From a single Loigolactobacillus coryniformis subsp. coryniformis KCTC 3167 = DSM 20001 genomic region:
- a CDS encoding Cof-type HAD-IIB family hydrolase, producing MIKLVVTDMNGTLLNAAQQVDHTRLARLLQRLAQQQAYFAVCSGNQYRHLREVLAPLTADNLIYVAENGASIYWQDQQIFDGALTQQQLADFLAAYQAQVPALQHAYVILTGNERSYTNQGVAPDLLAQASKFYANLQPTDLTQVTEPIKKISLAYHGGVAAEHVTALNDYFAGKLVAHDSGYGVIDVVRGDVSKAAAVAFLQQRWQITSAEVAAFGDGANDIEMLQVAGQSYAMQNAPDFVKAVAQQVTELDAEHAGVLATLEQLLAVSKKSQEQ from the coding sequence ATGATAAAATTAGTGGTAACCGATATGAATGGGACGTTGCTCAATGCAGCGCAGCAGGTGGATCATACACGCCTTGCTCGGCTACTACAGCGTTTGGCGCAACAGCAAGCCTATTTTGCGGTTTGTAGTGGTAACCAGTACCGCCATTTACGTGAAGTGCTGGCGCCGTTGACGGCTGATAATTTAATTTATGTCGCAGAAAATGGCGCCTCGATTTATTGGCAGGATCAGCAAATCTTTGATGGTGCGTTGACGCAACAACAATTGGCGGACTTTTTAGCGGCGTACCAGGCGCAGGTTCCGGCGTTACAACATGCTTATGTTATTTTAACCGGTAATGAGCGTTCATACACTAATCAAGGGGTAGCACCGGATTTGTTAGCTCAAGCAAGTAAGTTTTACGCCAACTTACAGCCAACTGATTTAACTCAAGTTACTGAGCCGATCAAGAAAATTAGTTTGGCTTATCATGGTGGAGTTGCGGCTGAACATGTCACAGCGTTGAATGATTATTTTGCTGGTAAATTAGTTGCCCATGACAGCGGGTATGGTGTAATCGATGTTGTGCGTGGCGATGTTAGCAAGGCAGCGGCGGTGGCGTTTTTACAGCAACGTTGGCAAATTACCTCAGCTGAAGTTGCTGCGTTCGGCGATGGCGCTAATGATATTGAAATGCTGCAAGTCGCTGGTCAAAGTTATGCGATGCAAAATGCTCCTGACTTTGTTAAAGCCGTGGCGCAACAAGTAACTGAACTTGATGCGGAGCACGCAGGTGTTTTAGCCACATTGGAACAATTATTAGCGGTATCAAAAAAGAGTCAGGAACAATAA
- a CDS encoding TIGR01440 family protein, whose translation MVDLTEIATQIKQGASELLAVAQLKAGDVFVVGCSTSEIQGEHIGQDSSREVGRVVVKTLQDLLVPRRIHLAVQGCEHLNRALAIERAVAEAHNWEIVSVVPALHAGGATQMAAFENFKDPVEIEHITAQAGMDIGDTAIGMHVKFVQIPVRTSIKTVGAAHTTYLRSRPKLIGGERAQYKVTSKVL comes from the coding sequence ATGGTTGATCTAACTGAAATTGCAACGCAGATCAAGCAAGGTGCCAGTGAATTATTAGCTGTTGCTCAGCTAAAGGCCGGCGATGTTTTTGTGGTTGGTTGTAGTACGAGTGAAATTCAAGGGGAACACATTGGTCAAGATTCAAGTCGTGAAGTTGGTCGGGTAGTCGTTAAGACGCTGCAAGACTTGTTAGTACCGCGGAGGATTCATTTAGCAGTTCAAGGTTGTGAGCATTTAAATCGTGCTTTGGCAATTGAACGTGCAGTTGCCGAAGCACATAATTGGGAGATTGTTAGTGTCGTACCAGCATTACACGCTGGTGGTGCAACGCAAATGGCAGCATTCGAGAATTTTAAGGATCCAGTGGAAATTGAGCATATTACGGCACAAGCAGGAATGGATATTGGCGATACAGCAATCGGGATGCACGTTAAATTTGTGCAGATTCCTGTACGTACAAGCATTAAAACAGTTGGCGCTGCTCACACAACTTATTTACGCAGTCGACCCAAGTTGATTGGTGGCGAACGGGCGCAATATAAGGTAACGTCAAAAGTTCTATGA
- a CDS encoding DDE-type integrase/transposase/recombinase, which produces MLTPLLTYLVQIIKFQRALIIFLLAQLIDIFDHSRLPSTDKPTYKRFNQFQVDDKLPILAADIGPESLNYEQLIIDYMTKTGKDLKPIRRRQGTVITFQNQRCPRCNAPSDYLYANNGKGNQLKCKICAFSFQNGDAQKKKAVVLRCPYCQHRLEAHHHRSNFDVLRCPNDQCSFRLKQIKQLSVAEAKQFKEQPSSFKVRYTFRNFKFDLKGLAASSPVQAKVDLSKIQASPEVLGLALTYHINYGLSARRTAAIMYDVHGVKISHQTIHNYEEAVATVIRPFWANYPYELSNQLVGDETYVKVKGKWNYIFYFYDAVKKLILADYITPNRTTESAVVAINQVLQKMSERPADLQFVVDANPIYQVAQLYFAQQGINFKIKQVVGLTNKDPISKEYRFLKQTIERLNRSFKGNYRSATGFNSPTGSASYTALYSAAYNFLRPHEALDYKVPVHLPELDNKPRMYDKWLALIDLAQSQLPTA; this is translated from the coding sequence GTGCTTACACCATTATTAACTTATTTAGTCCAAATAATCAAGTTCCAACGTGCATTGATCATCTTTTTGTTGGCCCAGCTGATTGATATTTTTGACCATTCGCGCTTGCCCAGCACCGATAAACCAACCTATAAACGCTTTAATCAATTTCAAGTTGACGATAAATTACCAATTTTAGCAGCCGATATTGGTCCAGAATCACTTAATTATGAGCAACTGATCATTGACTACATGACCAAAACCGGCAAAGATCTAAAACCAATTCGGCGCCGACAAGGCACCGTGATCACGTTCCAGAACCAACGTTGCCCACGCTGTAATGCCCCAAGCGACTATCTATACGCTAATAACGGTAAAGGTAATCAGCTTAAGTGTAAGATCTGCGCTTTTAGCTTCCAAAATGGTGATGCGCAGAAGAAGAAAGCGGTGGTACTTCGTTGCCCATACTGCCAACATCGATTGGAAGCTCATCACCACCGTAGTAACTTCGATGTGTTACGTTGTCCTAATGACCAATGTTCATTTCGTTTAAAACAAATCAAGCAGTTATCCGTAGCTGAAGCCAAACAATTCAAGGAACAGCCATCTAGCTTCAAAGTACGCTACACTTTCCGTAACTTTAAATTCGATCTCAAAGGCTTAGCGGCTAGTTCGCCAGTTCAAGCCAAGGTCGATTTGAGTAAGATCCAAGCCAGCCCTGAGGTTTTAGGGCTTGCCCTGACCTATCACATTAACTATGGCCTGTCGGCCCGTCGTACCGCAGCCATCATGTACGACGTTCACGGCGTTAAGATCTCCCACCAAACCATTCACAACTACGAAGAGGCGGTAGCGACCGTTATTCGACCATTCTGGGCTAACTATCCTTACGAACTTTCCAACCAATTAGTTGGTGATGAGACTTACGTCAAGGTCAAAGGTAAGTGGAACTATATCTTTTACTTTTACGACGCGGTTAAAAAGCTAATTCTAGCCGACTATATAACGCCCAACCGCACAACTGAATCAGCGGTCGTTGCCATCAATCAAGTCCTACAGAAGATGTCCGAACGTCCAGCCGACCTACAGTTCGTAGTCGACGCCAATCCCATTTATCAAGTAGCACAACTTTATTTTGCTCAACAAGGGATCAATTTTAAAATCAAGCAAGTAGTAGGGTTGACCAACAAAGATCCAATCAGTAAAGAGTATCGTTTCTTGAAACAAACAATTGAGCGTTTAAACCGTAGTTTTAAGGGCAATTATCGGTCGGCCACTGGTTTTAACTCACCAACCGGTTCAGCCAGTTATACCGCCTTATATTCAGCGGCTTATAACTTTTTACGCCCGCACGAAGCGCTAGATTATAAGGTGCCGGTACACCTACCAGAGCTGGACAATAAACCGCGCATGTACGATAAATGGTTGGCCTTGATTGATCTAGCACAAAGCCAATTACCAACTGCATAA
- a CDS encoding SPFH domain-containing protein → MNEKKAWYINGYLGIVLLIILTLVGGGLIVLGVFQQIVFSIIIGILLLVVALFFFSALTIIAPNEAQALTFFGRYIGSINESGLFITVPLTNKQPISLRVRNFNSDILKVNDEQGNPVEIAAVIVFRVVDTAKALFNVDHYEEFVQIQSEAAVRHVASQYAYDTFADVDAITLRGNTTEVSQKLTTELEERLQVAGVEIIETRLTHLAYATEIASAMLQRQQAAAILAARKIIVEGAVSMTEDALSQLEANDQLQLDDERKMRIVNNLLVSIITDRGTQPVINTGETD, encoded by the coding sequence ATGAATGAGAAAAAAGCGTGGTATATTAATGGTTATCTCGGAATCGTACTCTTGATCATACTGACGTTGGTTGGCGGTGGATTGATTGTTTTGGGTGTTTTTCAACAGATTGTGTTTAGCATTATTATCGGTATACTGCTTTTAGTGGTGGCGCTATTCTTTTTCAGTGCCTTGACGATTATTGCGCCAAATGAAGCACAAGCGCTGACCTTCTTTGGACGTTACATTGGCTCAATAAATGAAAGCGGCTTGTTCATCACTGTGCCACTGACTAACAAACAACCCATTTCACTACGAGTGCGTAATTTTAATAGCGACATTTTAAAGGTCAACGATGAACAAGGTAATCCTGTAGAAATTGCGGCGGTAATTGTTTTCCGTGTAGTTGATACAGCGAAGGCTTTGTTTAACGTTGATCATTACGAGGAGTTTGTACAAATTCAAAGTGAAGCCGCCGTACGCCATGTGGCTAGTCAATACGCTTACGATACTTTTGCGGATGTTGATGCGATCACTTTACGTGGCAATACGACCGAAGTATCACAAAAATTGACCACTGAATTGGAGGAGCGCTTGCAGGTTGCCGGCGTGGAGATCATCGAGACTCGGTTGACACATTTAGCCTACGCTACAGAAATTGCCAGTGCAATGTTACAGCGGCAACAAGCAGCGGCTATTTTAGCGGCACGGAAGATCATTGTTGAAGGGGCCGTTTCTATGACTGAAGATGCGCTGAGTCAATTAGAAGCAAATGACCAGCTCCAGCTTGATGATGAGCGTAAAATGCGGATCGTGAATAATTTGTTAGTTTCAATCATTACCGATCGAGGAACGCAGCCGGTGATCAATACTGGCGAAACCGACTAG
- a CDS encoding IS5-like element ISLpl3 family transposase (programmed frameshift), producing MTTPKRYELEDAQWDRIKGYFPPYRTGRPSSLDNRTALNAILWLMRSGAPWRDLPERYGSWKTVYSRFRAWVSSGLFEQVFLELIDDPDMENLSLDSTIVRAHQKATGGKKNAECMVENQAIGLSRGGRTTKIHALVDGLGNPLGFRLTGGQVHDSQVASELLEGFDISQSNIIADKAYGTAKLRQYIEDKAGVYTIPPKENTKDKWTCDYHVYCERHLIENFFNQLKNFRRIATRYDKLAHVYLATVYIASICILLK from the exons ATGACAACACCTAAACGATACGAACTGGAAGATGCTCAGTGGGACCGAATCAAAGGATACTTCCCGCCATACCGGACTGGCCGTCCATCAAGCCTAGACAACCGTACCGCCCTCAACGCTATCCTCTGGCTCATGCGCAGCGGGGCTCCTTGGCGTGATCTACCTGAACGCTATGGCTCTTGGAAAACGGTGTATAGTCGCTTCCGAGCCTGGGTAAGTTCAGGCTTGTTCGAACAGGTTTTTCTCGAATTGATTGACGATCCCGACATGGAAAACTTGAGCTTAGATTCAACGATCGTTCGAGCGCATCAAAAGGCCACTGGGG GCAAAAAAAACGCCGAATGTATGGTCGAAAATCAAGCTATTGGACTAAGTCGAGGTGGCCGAACGACCAAGATTCACGCACTCGTTGACGGATTAGGGAATCCCTTGGGTTTTCGCCTAACAGGTGGTCAAGTACATGATAGCCAAGTTGCCAGTGAGTTGCTGGAAGGCTTCGATATTTCTCAATCAAATATTATCGCGGATAAAGCCTATGGCACCGCGAAACTTCGCCAGTATATTGAAGATAAAGCAGGCGTCTATACCATTCCGCCAAAGGAAAATACCAAAGACAAGTGGACCTGTGATTACCACGTTTATTGTGAGCGCCATTTGATTGAGAACTTCTTCAATCAGTTGAAGAACTTTCGTAGGATTGCAACGCGTTATGATAAGCTCGCTCATGTTTATCTGGCTACGGTCTACATTGCCTCAATTTGCATCTTACTTAAGTAG
- a CDS encoding AP2 domain-containing protein, which translates to MRSGQTRSCGCLRQATSRENSRKNAAFQRRIGNPSNLIHANGIFLNSLVKSKRNKSGVIGVSFDQKRQCWFARLMVNHHYVLLKSFKSYDEAVAARRQAEAAYLHPQNSKMDSTASFSS; encoded by the coding sequence TTGCGCTCTGGTCAAACTCGGAGTTGTGGTTGCTTACGCCAAGCTACAAGTCGCGAAAATAGTCGCAAAAATGCAGCCTTTCAGCGTCGTATCGGCAACCCAAGTAACTTAATACACGCTAATGGTATCTTCTTAAATTCATTAGTCAAAAGTAAGCGCAACAAAAGTGGTGTGATCGGCGTTTCCTTCGATCAGAAACGTCAGTGTTGGTTTGCTCGTTTAATGGTCAATCACCATTATGTTTTATTGAAAAGCTTTAAAAGTTACGACGAAGCCGTTGCAGCACGGCGCCAGGCCGAAGCCGCCTATCTACATCCCCAAAATAGCAAAATGGACTCAACCGCTAGCTTTAGCAGTTAA
- a CDS encoding IS1380 family transposase, producing the protein MTNLHETQLRFNPKIKIKTDDVQLSNNAGLLFYAEFKHAAGLDQTIDQAAAQLSEKRIGPHYSKTSLLNQMLELNIAGYGNDVAADALQHDPVMKQVHGTTDLAPQPTISRFLSALTCDDVLHLNRLILTLALDYIRTNHIDTVMLDVDSTHCDTFGHQEAASFNAHYGVTGFHPLVAYIAQLNLLLGIKQRPGNQYTSTGVKEFLAPIFAAFCELPFDVQLILRGDSGFATPELYTLCEFYDVKYVIRLKRNAALDQLADEFTPVVPKHFDQNSVIYGEFNYAAKSWSIDRRVLVKSTHQVGELFFERQYVVTNMTEAGVKLLYLAYQKRGAMENLIKESKAGFFMDKTNSHTFTANAARATISGIAYNLIALMKLMALPKEQRNTTISTLRFQIFHVAGKLARHAGKIIIHLAQSNVFSQQIEALLANIHTLSPLVTN; encoded by the coding sequence ATGACTAACTTACACGAAACCCAACTGCGATTCAACCCTAAAATCAAAATTAAGACTGATGATGTTCAACTTTCAAATAACGCAGGCCTGTTGTTTTACGCCGAATTTAAGCACGCAGCTGGTCTTGACCAAACTATTGATCAAGCGGCGGCACAATTAAGCGAAAAACGTATTGGCCCTCATTATTCTAAAACTAGCTTACTCAATCAAATGCTGGAACTGAATATTGCCGGTTACGGCAATGATGTCGCGGCCGACGCGCTACAACACGACCCAGTCATGAAACAGGTCCATGGGACGACTGATTTAGCACCACAACCGACTATTTCTCGTTTTTTAAGTGCGCTAACTTGTGATGATGTTCTGCACTTGAACCGTTTGATTTTAACCTTGGCGCTCGATTATATCAGGACTAACCATATTGACACGGTCATGCTTGATGTTGATTCGACGCATTGTGATACCTTTGGTCATCAAGAAGCTGCTAGTTTCAATGCGCATTATGGGGTTACTGGTTTCCATCCGCTAGTGGCCTATATCGCGCAGCTGAATTTGCTTTTAGGAATCAAGCAACGTCCAGGCAATCAGTACACCAGCACTGGTGTCAAAGAATTCTTAGCCCCGATCTTTGCGGCTTTTTGCGAATTGCCGTTTGATGTTCAGTTGATTTTACGCGGTGATAGTGGTTTTGCGACGCCTGAGCTTTATACGCTCTGCGAATTTTATGATGTAAAATATGTGATCCGCCTGAAGCGAAACGCCGCTTTAGACCAACTAGCTGATGAATTCACACCAGTAGTGCCCAAGCATTTTGATCAGAATTCGGTCATCTATGGTGAATTCAACTACGCGGCCAAGAGCTGGTCGATTGATCGGCGCGTCCTAGTAAAATCGACGCATCAAGTAGGCGAACTATTCTTTGAACGGCAATATGTGGTCACTAATATGACTGAAGCCGGGGTCAAATTATTGTACTTAGCCTATCAAAAGCGTGGGGCCATGGAAAACTTGATCAAAGAAAGTAAAGCCGGCTTTTTTATGGATAAGACGAATAGCCACACCTTTACTGCCAATGCCGCACGGGCAACTATCAGCGGCATTGCCTATAACTTGATTGCCTTGATGAAGTTAATGGCCTTACCAAAAGAGCAGCGCAACACGACCATTAGTACACTACGCTTTCAAATCTTTCACGTTGCTGGAAAACTAGCCCGTCACGCCGGAAAAATAATCATTCATCTGGCGCAAAGCAACGTCTTTAGCCAGCAGATCGAAGCCTTATTAGCTAACATTCACACGTTAAGCCCCTTAGTGACCAACTAA
- a CDS encoding recombinase family protein: MRYGYARVSTKDQNLARQIAILNAYNVEKIFNEKESGAKLRRPIFTKVLTLLKPGDELIVSSLDRLSRDADHLTLLLLEINLKGAKLLALDVPDFNEVKNQNIQRLLRSMLLEVKKFMAAEERMRILERQRQGIELAKKRGSYHGRPLLYGPNVPDSERRKTYFTIKELLKSGLSITEIQRQTGKSRNLIRRIKNECDCDEQTGPLNI, translated from the coding sequence ATGAGGTATGGATATGCGCGCGTCAGCACAAAAGATCAAAATCTAGCTCGACAAATCGCAATCTTGAATGCTTACAATGTAGAAAAAATATTTAATGAAAAAGAGTCTGGTGCTAAGCTGAGACGACCAATTTTCACTAAAGTCTTGACCTTGTTAAAACCGGGGGATGAATTGATCGTTTCTAGCTTAGACCGTTTAAGCCGTGATGCAGACCATTTAACGTTGTTATTACTGGAGATTAATTTAAAAGGTGCCAAACTTTTAGCGCTTGATGTGCCAGATTTTAACGAAGTGAAAAATCAGAATATTCAGCGTTTATTGCGTTCGATGCTATTAGAAGTTAAAAAATTTATGGCCGCTGAAGAGCGGATGCGAATCTTAGAGCGGCAACGACAAGGAATTGAGTTAGCCAAAAAACGAGGTTCTTACCATGGCCGGCCGTTACTTTATGGGCCAAACGTCCCTGATTCTGAACGGCGCAAAACTTACTTTACCATTAAAGAGCTACTAAAAAGCGGTTTATCAATTACAGAAATCCAACGACAAACAGGTAAAAGTCGTAACTTAATTCGCCGGATCAAAAACGAATGTGATTGCGACGAACAAACCGGTCCATTGAATATCTAA
- a CDS encoding dihydrofolate reductase family protein, whose protein sequence is MAETRNVLLYLIQSLDGYIAESDGSMTWLQQLNTTEADSAFQNFYSRVETVIMGRKTYTRATQRAGSYPYSDKQSFVFSTTMHDTEDRATVVAGDVVEFVRQLKQEKGGDIWLVGGPDLFAELLKAHEIDKLIISIAPVLLGSGTPLLNTNLKDVPLNLITTKKIGRLVELTYAVDQH, encoded by the coding sequence ATGGCAGAAACACGCAATGTTCTTTTATACTTGATCCAAAGTCTCGACGGTTATATCGCTGAAAGCGACGGCAGCATGACTTGGCTACAACAATTGAACACCACTGAAGCTGACAGCGCCTTTCAAAATTTCTACAGCCGGGTTGAAACGGTGATCATGGGTCGCAAAACCTATACGCGAGCGACACAGCGCGCTGGTAGTTATCCCTATAGCGACAAACAAAGTTTTGTTTTCTCAACCACAATGCACGACACCGAAGATCGCGCCACCGTTGTTGCTGGCGACGTCGTCGAATTCGTTCGCCAATTAAAGCAAGAAAAAGGCGGCGACATTTGGTTGGTTGGTGGTCCCGATTTATTTGCCGAACTGCTAAAAGCACATGAGATCGATAAATTGATCATTTCGATAGCCCCAGTCTTACTTGGCAGTGGCACCCCGTTACTGAATACGAATTTAAAGGATGTCCCATTAAACTTGATCACAACTAAAAAAATCGGTCGCCTAGTTGAATTAACTTACGCGGTCGATCAGCATTAA
- a CDS encoding NAD-dependent protein deacylase — MLDLQATIKAAKFVMFLTGAGVSTPSGIPDYRSKNGLYANQQSPEYLLSTENLQQHPADFYQFVKENMYYPQAKPNVIHEKMAAISNEKGAIVTQNVDGLHKAAGAKHVVEFHGNLYHIYCQKCHQNFGYQQYLTSDRHAADGGILRPDIVLYGEALPEQAISQAVAAVNQADLIIICGTSFRVAPFSLLVNYAQPNARVIAINEEKLELPFPFEMVQANAVDVFQQL; from the coding sequence ATGCTAGATCTACAAGCAACGATCAAAGCAGCTAAATTTGTCATGTTTCTTACCGGCGCTGGGGTTTCAACGCCATCAGGTATTCCAGATTATCGCTCCAAAAATGGGCTCTACGCTAATCAGCAATCACCTGAATATTTGCTGAGTACAGAAAACCTACAGCAGCATCCGGCCGATTTTTATCAGTTTGTTAAGGAAAATATGTATTATCCCCAAGCAAAACCGAATGTGATCCACGAAAAGATGGCGGCGATCAGTAACGAAAAAGGCGCGATCGTGACCCAAAATGTAGATGGCTTGCACAAAGCGGCTGGGGCAAAACATGTGGTAGAATTTCACGGCAATTTATATCATATCTATTGTCAAAAATGTCATCAAAACTTCGGTTATCAACAGTATTTAACCAGTGATCGCCATGCCGCTGATGGTGGTATTTTACGTCCAGATATTGTGCTGTACGGTGAGGCTTTGCCGGAACAAGCAATCAGTCAAGCCGTGGCAGCAGTAAATCAAGCGGACTTGATCATTATCTGCGGCACATCATTTCGGGTGGCACCATTTTCATTGTTGGTCAATTACGCCCAGCCTAATGCTCGTGTGATTGCAATTAATGAAGAAAAGTTGGAGCTACCGTTTCCGTTTGAAATGGTCCAAGCTAATGCGGTTGATGTTTTTCAGCAACTCTAA
- a CDS encoding chorismate mutase, producing MLEAERQEINEIDAQLTALFEKRLAVAHKIATVKYENKIPLTNVLREQEVISQQTAALADPTLAPYLTDWYRSTMLIAKQYQAHVIKGLQNGKSV from the coding sequence ATGTTAGAAGCAGAACGCCAAGAAATCAATGAAATCGATGCCCAATTAACCGCCTTATTTGAAAAGCGGTTAGCAGTGGCACATAAAATCGCAACGGTGAAGTATGAGAATAAAATTCCGCTAACTAATGTTTTGCGCGAACAAGAAGTGATCAGTCAACAAACAGCGGCTTTAGCCGACCCAACCCTGGCTCCTTATCTGACTGACTGGTATCGCAGCACGATGTTGATTGCAAAACAATACCAAGCCCACGTGATCAAAGGGCTGCAAAACGGTAAGTCGGTCTAA
- a CDS encoding NUDIX hydrolase — MMAYKYTLALLHYQDQLLVLNRRKPPYPGQWNGIGGKLEIGETPVAAAQREIFEETGIANDAYQMKAAGVIDWFIAGQYVDSIYLYVAELQQIDLDAYPQQMREGVLNFFPVTWLTQTANLGIVPDFKRLIAPVLAGKQQRYITNFVDEQLVDFWVKPLD, encoded by the coding sequence ATGATGGCTTACAAATACACGCTTGCGTTGTTGCATTATCAGGATCAATTGTTAGTGTTGAATCGGCGCAAGCCACCTTATCCTGGTCAGTGGAATGGAATTGGTGGTAAATTAGAAATAGGTGAGACACCAGTAGCAGCGGCCCAGCGGGAAATCTTTGAGGAAACTGGTATCGCTAATGATGCTTATCAAATGAAAGCAGCTGGTGTGATCGATTGGTTTATTGCTGGTCAGTACGTTGACAGTATTTATTTATATGTTGCTGAATTGCAGCAAATCGATTTAGATGCTTATCCACAACAAATGCGCGAAGGTGTGCTTAACTTTTTCCCAGTAACGTGGCTGACTCAAACCGCTAATTTGGGCATTGTTCCTGATTTTAAACGGTTGATCGCACCTGTATTGGCGGGTAAACAGCAGCGCTACATCACTAATTTTGTTGATGAACAGCTGGTTGATTTTTGGGTGAAGCCGTTAGATTAG
- a CDS encoding Rrf2 family transcriptional regulator has protein sequence MRLDFSVAAHSLLYLEQKKPRLVSSRELAASMTTNPVMIRNILSVLHKQHYIRGVVGKNGGYQLDRELAQINIGDLYDLTIPPTLSYARFTTGNTGAVGEGNDISRNIEETLTDLFTLADEGYRAFYHQFTMADLKRDIEQHGYFKSIAQAPFSK, from the coding sequence ATGCGTCTGGATTTTTCAGTTGCTGCGCATAGTTTACTTTATTTAGAACAGAAAAAACCGCGCCTGGTGTCCAGCCGTGAACTGGCTGCTTCCATGACTACTAATCCTGTCATGATCCGCAATATTTTATCTGTGTTGCATAAACAGCATTATATTCGTGGCGTGGTGGGAAAAAATGGTGGTTATCAGCTGGATCGTGAGCTTGCACAGATCAATATTGGTGATTTATATGATTTAACGATTCCACCGACCTTGAGTTATGCGCGGTTTACGACGGGTAATACTGGTGCGGTTGGTGAGGGCAATGATATTAGCCGTAATATTGAAGAAACGTTGACTGATTTATTTACCCTAGCTGATGAAGGGTACCGTGCTTTTTATCATCAGTTTACGATGGCTGACTTAAAACGTGATATTGAACAGCATGGCTATTTCAAATCAATTGCACAGGCGCCCTTTAGTAAGTGA
- a CDS encoding DUF72 domain-containing protein, which produces MITLALTTWSEHGSLLHEGRERKLTLPEYSQFLPCVELDTPFYGIPRLSSFAKWAEETPEQFQFIVKANQIMTRHRGPETAGALSEREVFDHFKQNSAPLVAAGKLKTILFQFPPFFGVTKENINYLKKVRDYLGDLPAAVEFRNQVWYQEAYRQQMLDLLRKLNFSHVIVDEPQTPTGSAPYFPVATNQLAVFRLHGRNFAGWANQGKDWRSQRTLWRYSRNELQSFIPDIQRLTQEAKEVCVIFNNNSGGDAADNAVMLQQMLHLEFTGLAPQQMDLF; this is translated from the coding sequence ATGATCACACTGGCATTAACTACTTGGAGTGAACACGGCAGTTTGCTGCATGAAGGTCGTGAACGTAAATTAACTTTACCTGAGTATAGTCAATTTTTACCTTGTGTTGAGTTAGACACCCCATTTTATGGTATCCCGCGGCTAAGTTCTTTTGCAAAATGGGCCGAAGAGACACCGGAACAATTTCAATTTATTGTTAAAGCAAATCAGATCATGACGCGGCATCGCGGTCCGGAGACTGCCGGGGCTTTAAGCGAGCGAGAGGTATTTGACCACTTTAAACAAAATAGTGCACCATTGGTAGCTGCTGGTAAATTAAAAACGATCTTGTTTCAATTTCCACCGTTTTTTGGTGTGACCAAAGAAAATATCAATTACTTGAAAAAAGTACGCGATTATTTAGGCGACTTACCGGCGGCAGTCGAATTTCGTAATCAAGTCTGGTATCAAGAAGCTTACCGGCAGCAGATGCTTGATTTACTGCGCAAGTTGAATTTCAGCCATGTGATCGTTGACGAACCGCAAACACCGACGGGCAGTGCACCGTATTTTCCGGTGGCAACTAATCAGTTGGCTGTTTTTCGCTTGCACGGGCGTAATTTTGCCGGTTGGGCCAACCAAGGTAAGGACTGGCGCAGTCAGCGTACATTATGGCGTTATAGCCGTAATGAATTGCAGAGCTTTATTCCGGACATTCAACGTTTGACTCAGGAAGCCAAAGAAGTCTGTGTGATCTTTAACAACAACTCCGGCGGGGATGCGGCTGATAATGCAGTGATGTTACAGCAAATGTTGCATCTGGAATTTACTGGTCTAGCGCCGCAACAGATGGATCTATTTTAG